In one Candidatus Nitronereus thalassa genomic region, the following are encoded:
- a CDS encoding HAMP domain-containing sensor histidine kinase, whose amino-acid sequence MLRVWNQIAKLSIFVRLTLGYLTIMTLVIGVNWFILSQLRTLSELGTELVSYHYPTVETAKRLITSLLVQLKSDKQYLVLRDTSLLKEFLQEAGQFKKTLISLVEQDPSKEGQALLQQIQLAHDQFQTLFLSEGVERGGRFTKNLAQYERNRDALIDSMTASTQSYIALHEQQISTVLSDSHKRAKQAENITRQLMVTGVLFGMGLAGIATFSILRPLRRVQRQIREIGRGDFSASVQGEVPQELRELVGTVNWMGTQLQELDQMKTEFLANISHELRTPLTSIREGTQLLLDQVPGPLTPEQHQTLSILLDSTQRLNQLIATLLDLSKMEANMMAYSFTPTLLTQLVQQTVDKVQFLAERKQISLSIDNQLPPNHSLSLDSIRIEQALENLLSNALKFSPNGSPILVTLRHESASHLTAISVQDKGPGIPPEDLPHIFERFYQGRTPDGGARFGSGIGLALAKKVVEAHQGEIWIDSALGKGTIVQITLPAETVEEKVHAS is encoded by the coding sequence ATGTTGCGAGTGTGGAACCAGATTGCAAAACTCTCGATTTTTGTTCGTCTCACCCTGGGATACCTGACCATCATGACTTTGGTAATTGGAGTCAACTGGTTCATATTAAGCCAACTGCGCACATTATCGGAATTAGGCACGGAATTAGTCTCCTACCACTATCCAACGGTAGAGACAGCCAAACGCCTGATTACGAGTTTGCTCGTTCAACTGAAAAGCGACAAGCAATACCTCGTATTGCGAGATACGAGTCTTTTAAAAGAATTTCTACAGGAAGCCGGCCAATTTAAAAAAACCTTAATTTCCCTGGTCGAACAGGATCCTTCCAAAGAAGGCCAAGCCCTGCTTCAACAAATCCAACTGGCCCATGACCAATTCCAGACCTTATTTCTGAGCGAGGGAGTAGAGCGCGGGGGCCGATTCACTAAAAACTTGGCCCAATATGAAAGAAACCGAGACGCCCTCATCGATTCTATGACGGCTTCCACCCAATCCTACATCGCGCTACATGAACAGCAGATCAGCACAGTACTCAGCGACTCTCATAAACGAGCCAAGCAGGCAGAAAACATTACGCGTCAATTAATGGTCACCGGCGTGCTGTTTGGAATGGGCTTAGCGGGAATTGCCACCTTCAGTATTTTACGACCCTTACGACGAGTCCAAAGACAAATTCGCGAAATTGGACGAGGTGATTTTTCGGCCTCCGTTCAGGGAGAAGTCCCTCAAGAACTGAGAGAGTTAGTCGGTACAGTGAATTGGATGGGAACCCAATTGCAGGAACTTGATCAGATGAAAACGGAATTTCTGGCGAATATTTCTCATGAACTGCGTACTCCGCTCACGTCAATCAGAGAAGGAACTCAGCTTCTCTTGGACCAGGTCCCCGGCCCTTTGACTCCAGAACAGCATCAAACGCTCTCCATCCTGCTCGATAGCACTCAACGCCTAAACCAACTGATCGCCACGTTGCTGGATCTTTCTAAAATGGAAGCCAATATGATGGCATATTCATTTACCCCAACATTGTTGACCCAACTCGTTCAGCAAACCGTAGACAAAGTACAATTTCTCGCCGAGCGAAAACAAATTTCCCTCAGTATTGATAACCAGCTCCCTCCCAATCATAGCTTGTCACTCGACAGCATTCGGATTGAACAGGCGTTGGAAAACTTACTGTCTAATGCCTTGAAATTTAGCCCAAACGGATCACCTATACTGGTTACACTTCGGCATGAGTCTGCCTCACATCTCACCGCTATTAGCGTTCAAGACAAGGGACCCGGGATTCCTCCGGAAGATCTCCCTCATATTTTTGAACGGTTTTACCAAGGAAGAACCCCTGATGGAGGAGCCAGATTTGGAAGTGGAATTGGCCTCGCTTTGGCGAAAAAAGTCGTCGAAGCCCATCAGGGAGAAATTTGGATTGATAGTGCCCTAGGAAAAGGCACCATCGTGCAAATCACGCTTCCAGCTGAAACAGTGGAGGAAAAGGTTCATGCCTCATAA
- the rplM gene encoding 50S ribosomal protein L13 — MRTFQAKPLEVTRRWHILDAKGATLGRLATQAATLLRGKHKPTFTPNVDTGDHVIVVNAKEVRLTGKKMKTKTYYNHSGYPGGLKSISAERLMVKKPTEVVNKAIRGMLPKTPLGKQMARKLRIYAGSDHPHSAQNPEPWS; from the coding sequence ATGCGTACCTTTCAAGCGAAGCCTCTCGAAGTCACTCGGCGGTGGCATATTCTGGATGCCAAAGGCGCCACCCTTGGACGATTGGCTACCCAGGCAGCCACGCTGCTCCGAGGCAAACACAAACCCACTTTCACTCCCAATGTTGATACGGGTGATCATGTGATAGTCGTCAATGCCAAGGAAGTCCGGTTAACTGGGAAAAAAATGAAAACCAAGACCTACTATAATCATTCAGGCTACCCGGGAGGACTAAAGTCCATTTCGGCTGAACGCCTCATGGTTAAAAAACCTACTGAAGTCGTTAATAAAGCCATTCGGGGGATGCTTCCTAAAACACCCTTAGGCAAGCAGATGGCCAGAAAACTCCGTATCTACGCTGGATCCGACCATCCCCATTCGGCACAAAACCCTGAGCCGTGGTCTTGA
- a CDS encoding sigma-54 dependent transcriptional regulator — protein sequence MTTPKSTLERILVVDDDEGLLTLLRMRLTSFGFDVTTCSNGKAAITHFQDAPFDFAILDVRMPDMSGLTVMEELLQLHPALPVLILTAHGCIPDAVEAMKKGAYSYLTKPFDDKELHACIDKALSQKRMTQEIHRLKMLVNELYGMENVVARSPQMQAILQQVSRVADTNASVCIVGETGTGKEVIARVLHCNSSRASGPFVGVNCAAIPDSLFESELFGHTKGSFTGAYQSKTGLFETGHRGTLFLDEIGEMPLALQGKLLRAIQEREVLPIGARHPTKIDVRLITATNQDLNVAVQEGRFREDLFYRIQVVPIALPPLRERRQDIPSLAQHFLKKSAARANKAIRGFVPDALQKLTVYSWPGNIRELENVVEHAVIMASQDMITPDLLPIVRHSGKGTLVPLTEAKESFERDYLKSLLEITEGNISRASQIAGRYRSDFYKLLKKYHLYPANQSDSSS from the coding sequence GTGACCACCCCTAAATCCACCTTGGAACGCATTCTTGTCGTAGATGATGATGAAGGTCTCTTGACATTGCTTCGCATGCGCTTGACCTCGTTTGGCTTCGATGTCACCACTTGTTCAAACGGCAAAGCCGCCATTACCCATTTTCAGGATGCACCCTTTGACTTTGCGATTCTAGATGTTCGAATGCCGGACATGAGTGGGCTCACCGTTATGGAAGAATTGCTGCAGCTCCACCCCGCCCTTCCTGTTTTGATCCTCACCGCCCACGGCTGCATTCCTGATGCTGTGGAAGCTATGAAAAAGGGAGCCTATTCATATCTGACCAAACCGTTCGATGATAAGGAACTCCATGCCTGTATTGATAAAGCTTTATCACAAAAGCGCATGACGCAAGAAATTCATCGATTAAAAATGCTGGTAAATGAACTGTATGGCATGGAAAATGTCGTAGCTCGGAGCCCACAAATGCAGGCCATTCTTCAACAAGTCAGCCGGGTTGCCGATACCAATGCCTCAGTCTGCATTGTCGGAGAAACCGGGACCGGCAAAGAAGTCATTGCTCGTGTCCTACACTGCAATAGTTCTCGCGCTTCCGGCCCCTTCGTGGGTGTCAATTGCGCTGCCATCCCGGACTCTTTATTTGAAAGTGAATTGTTTGGGCATACGAAAGGATCTTTTACCGGAGCGTATCAATCCAAGACCGGACTCTTCGAAACTGGACATCGTGGCACCTTATTCCTGGATGAGATTGGGGAAATGCCTCTCGCGCTTCAGGGAAAACTTCTTCGAGCCATTCAGGAACGGGAAGTATTACCCATTGGCGCCCGTCACCCCACGAAAATTGACGTCCGGTTAATTACAGCTACCAATCAAGATTTGAATGTGGCGGTTCAGGAAGGCCGGTTTCGAGAGGACTTATTTTACCGCATCCAGGTGGTCCCTATTGCCTTGCCTCCACTCCGCGAACGAAGGCAAGATATTCCTTCCTTAGCTCAACACTTTCTGAAAAAAAGTGCAGCCCGCGCAAATAAAGCCATTAGAGGATTCGTCCCCGATGCCTTGCAAAAATTAACGGTCTACTCCTGGCCGGGTAATATTCGAGAGCTAGAAAATGTTGTTGAACACGCGGTCATTATGGCCTCACAGGATATGATTACCCCAGACCTGCTACCCATTGTCCGCCATTCTGGTAAAGGGACGCTTGTGCCACTTACAGAAGCAAAGGAATCATTTGAACGAGACTACCTGAAATCATTACTGGAGATTACCGAGGGAAATATCTCACGCGCCTCTCAAATTGCTGGAAGATACCGTTCAGACTTTTACAAACTTTTAAAAAAGTATCACTTGTATCCTGCCAACCAATCTGATTCATCCTCATAA
- the rseP gene encoding RIP metalloprotease RseP has protein sequence MSPDFIYVIAQKLWWFLVVLGVLVTFHEYGHFIVARWAGVKVLKFSLGFGPKLLSRQIGDTEYLVSLIPLGGYVKMFGEDLGESISAEEQAQSFVHKPLWKRSLIVAAGPGFNFLLSYLIFCVWLATGAPLPIPTFEELSPTIEAIRAESPASVAGLQVGDKVTLINEQEISTKHDVLGLIADSHGRPLTMEVLRSGQHKTFVVTPEPLDPNPTDEPIYVIGIEEAEPVVTSVMPDMPAMVGGLLENDRIIKIDETPIHTWSQMTQIVRGSPNLPLLFTVDRDGAIVTVTITPEAQQTTEDDLPVEVGKIGITGPGRSVVRAESPLTALFQGIRATWGWSELTVVGIYKMFTGEISSKHLGGPIMIASASGTAAEHGIADVAFLVAILSINLGILNLLPIPILDGGHLFFFACEAILRRPLGERQREFAQQVGLVLLFSIMIFAFFNDIQRLLQ, from the coding sequence ATGTCCCCTGATTTTATCTACGTCATTGCACAAAAACTGTGGTGGTTTTTGGTCGTCCTCGGCGTCCTTGTAACCTTTCACGAATATGGACACTTCATTGTCGCCCGATGGGCCGGCGTCAAGGTGTTAAAGTTTTCACTGGGTTTTGGCCCAAAGTTACTAAGTCGTCAGATTGGTGATACAGAATATTTGGTTTCGCTCATTCCACTTGGCGGATACGTCAAAATGTTTGGAGAAGACCTTGGCGAATCCATCTCAGCTGAAGAGCAAGCACAATCGTTTGTCCACAAGCCATTATGGAAGCGTTCGCTCATTGTCGCAGCAGGGCCAGGATTTAATTTTTTGTTGAGCTATCTAATTTTTTGCGTCTGGTTGGCAACCGGGGCTCCCCTTCCCATCCCAACCTTCGAAGAGCTTTCTCCCACCATTGAGGCGATACGTGCCGAATCCCCGGCCAGTGTGGCCGGGCTCCAGGTCGGCGATAAAGTCACACTGATCAACGAGCAAGAAATCTCCACCAAACATGATGTTTTGGGTCTAATAGCTGACAGTCATGGACGTCCTCTCACAATGGAAGTGCTACGAAGTGGGCAACACAAAACATTTGTGGTCACACCCGAACCCCTAGACCCCAACCCTACGGATGAACCCATTTATGTGATCGGCATAGAAGAAGCCGAACCCGTGGTCACTTCGGTAATGCCAGATATGCCTGCCATGGTGGGGGGGTTATTAGAAAATGACCGCATCATCAAGATTGACGAGACTCCCATCCATACCTGGTCCCAAATGACCCAAATCGTTCGAGGAAGCCCAAATTTACCCTTGCTTTTTACTGTGGACCGAGATGGTGCCATTGTAACGGTCACGATTACTCCAGAGGCCCAACAGACCACCGAGGATGATCTGCCGGTGGAAGTTGGAAAAATTGGCATCACCGGACCAGGACGTTCTGTCGTTCGTGCGGAATCTCCCCTCACCGCTTTGTTCCAGGGGATTCGGGCCACATGGGGTTGGTCGGAACTCACAGTGGTGGGCATTTATAAAATGTTCACGGGAGAAATTTCTTCCAAACATTTGGGTGGCCCCATCATGATTGCGAGCGCCTCGGGAACGGCTGCGGAACACGGCATTGCCGATGTGGCGTTTCTGGTCGCGATCTTGAGCATTAATCTCGGGATCCTCAACCTTCTCCCAATTCCAATCTTGGATGGTGGTCACCTCTTTTTCTTTGCCTGCGAAGCCATTTTACGTCGCCCGCTGGGAGAACGTCAGCGTGAGTTTGCTCAGCAAGTGGGATTGGTGTTGCTGTTTAGCATTATGATTTTTGCCTTTTTCAATGATATCCAACGACTTCTTCAATAA
- a CDS encoding proline--tRNA ligase produces MRTSQVLIPTLREDPGEAEVVSHRLMLRAGMIRKVAAGIYTYLPLGLRVLKKIENIIREEMNRAGAQEILMPILSPAELWRETGRWEFYGKELLRCQDRHERDFCFGPTHEEVITDLFRREVNSYRQLPMNCYQIQTKFRDEIRPRFGLMRGREFIMKDAYSFDRDEESARVSYQKMYEAYERIFTRCGLNFRPVEADNGMIGGTMSHEFMVLAETGEETILYEEEGTYAANVERAEVLPPASPSTENPLPLETKHTPEMKTVLDVCQFLQVTPAKLVKTLLYQTREGEIVAVLVRGDHEGNDIKISRLLNTAAVTLADAETVTKATSAPVGFAGPVGLKGVKIVADHAIRAMKNFIVGGNAQDTHLLNANWDRDFTVDTFADLRQAQAGDPSPRSQAPLVAAKGIEVGHVFLLGTKYSQAMDATFLDDQGKDTLAIMGCYGIGVSRTAAASIEQGHDAKGMIWPVQIAPFHVHLLPVTNSEMVQETTKSLYHSFTDAGIEVLWDDRDERAGVKFNDADLIGAPYHVTIGDKGLKNGTIEIKHRRTGEVVKIEPSRVLAYMNEQLAQFQLPRV; encoded by the coding sequence ATGCGCACCTCACAAGTCCTCATTCCGACACTTCGCGAAGACCCTGGTGAGGCCGAAGTTGTCAGCCATCGACTCATGCTCAGAGCAGGGATGATTCGAAAAGTCGCCGCAGGGATTTACACTTATTTACCCTTGGGGCTTCGTGTCCTTAAAAAAATTGAAAATATTATTCGGGAAGAAATGAACCGTGCCGGGGCTCAAGAAATTCTCATGCCAATTCTCTCTCCCGCAGAACTTTGGCGCGAAACCGGCCGATGGGAATTTTATGGAAAAGAATTGCTCCGCTGTCAGGATCGCCATGAACGAGACTTTTGTTTTGGCCCCACGCACGAAGAAGTCATCACCGACCTCTTTAGGCGAGAGGTCAACTCATATCGACAGTTGCCAATGAACTGCTACCAAATCCAAACCAAATTCCGTGACGAAATTCGTCCACGGTTTGGCCTCATGCGCGGACGGGAATTCATCATGAAAGATGCTTACAGCTTTGACCGCGATGAGGAGAGCGCCCGCGTGAGCTATCAAAAAATGTATGAGGCTTACGAACGAATTTTCACTCGATGCGGGCTTAACTTTCGCCCAGTCGAAGCAGACAATGGAATGATTGGCGGTACCATGTCGCATGAATTTATGGTTCTCGCAGAAACTGGTGAAGAAACAATTTTGTATGAGGAAGAGGGCACCTACGCTGCCAATGTGGAACGCGCGGAAGTCCTCCCGCCGGCCAGCCCTTCAACGGAGAACCCGTTACCACTCGAAACCAAACACACTCCTGAGATGAAAACCGTTTTGGATGTCTGCCAGTTTTTACAAGTGACTCCTGCCAAATTAGTCAAAACTCTTCTTTATCAGACGAGGGAAGGGGAGATCGTCGCCGTGTTGGTGCGAGGTGATCACGAAGGCAATGATATTAAAATCTCTCGTTTGTTGAACACGGCAGCGGTGACACTTGCCGATGCTGAAACCGTGACCAAAGCCACTTCCGCCCCCGTAGGATTTGCTGGTCCGGTAGGACTGAAGGGTGTAAAGATTGTGGCGGATCATGCCATTCGGGCAATGAAAAATTTTATCGTCGGTGGAAATGCACAAGATACTCACCTCCTGAATGCCAATTGGGATCGTGATTTTACCGTGGATACTTTCGCCGATCTACGACAGGCCCAAGCTGGCGACCCTTCCCCTCGAAGTCAGGCTCCTTTAGTGGCTGCAAAAGGCATTGAGGTTGGACATGTGTTCCTCCTCGGCACCAAATATAGCCAAGCCATGGACGCGACATTTCTGGACGACCAAGGAAAAGACACTCTAGCCATTATGGGATGCTATGGCATTGGCGTCAGTCGAACCGCAGCGGCCTCTATTGAACAAGGCCACGACGCCAAAGGGATGATCTGGCCCGTTCAAATTGCTCCGTTTCACGTACATTTACTTCCTGTTACTAATTCAGAAATGGTGCAGGAAACTACCAAATCTCTGTATCACTCCTTTACCGATGCCGGAATTGAGGTGTTATGGGATGATCGGGACGAACGGGCAGGAGTTAAATTTAATGATGCCGACTTGATCGGGGCTCCCTATCACGTCACTATTGGTGATAAGGGGTTAAAAAATGGTACGATTGAGATCAAACATCGGCGAACAGGAGAAGTCGTAAAAATCGAACCGTCCAGGGTTCTGGCCTACATGAATGAACAACTTGCCCAGTTTCAACTCCCGAGGGTGTAG
- a CDS encoding bifunctional nuclease family protein: MITQMNVRGLLFDPYNNAYIVILRDEQNSDMLPIWVGKSEASAISFALESIAPPRPMTHDLMKAILDNIDAKVLSAVVTDLKDNTYFAKIHLWYGDSEYSIDSRPSDAIALALRAEAPIFTTEEVLRKQNSEELERWLENLKPEDFGKSET; the protein is encoded by the coding sequence ATGATTACGCAAATGAATGTGCGGGGTCTATTATTTGACCCTTATAATAATGCCTACATCGTGATACTTCGTGATGAACAAAATTCTGATATGCTACCAATTTGGGTCGGAAAGTCAGAAGCCAGCGCCATTAGCTTTGCCCTAGAAAGCATCGCTCCCCCAAGACCAATGACTCATGACCTCATGAAAGCGATTCTCGACAACATCGACGCCAAGGTATTAAGCGCCGTCGTCACCGACTTAAAAGACAATACCTATTTTGCCAAAATCCATCTTTGGTACGGCGACTCTGAGTATTCCATCGATTCCCGTCCAAGTGATGCCATCGCCCTTGCCCTTCGTGCGGAAGCGCCAATTTTCACCACGGAAGAGGTCCTCCGGAAACAAAATTCCGAAGAACTTGAACGGTGGCTTGAAAATCTCAAACCCGAAGATTTTGGAAAATCCGAAACATAA
- a CDS encoding bifunctional nuclease family protein, with protein MSVEQNTDLVPLKVHGVLVDPNTDTQIVVLRDETNADVLPIWVGTAEGTSIRLALEGIVPPRPMSHDLITSLTDHLGMTISHIVVTDVKNNTYFATVHLLSNGLERTVDARPSDAIAIALRAKSPIYVTQDVLKRRGGDNLDAWLAKLDPQQFGQTEV; from the coding sequence ATGAGCGTTGAACAAAATACTGATCTTGTCCCGCTGAAGGTTCATGGGGTCTTGGTTGATCCCAACACTGATACTCAAATCGTGGTATTGCGCGATGAGACGAATGCCGATGTATTGCCGATTTGGGTGGGAACAGCAGAAGGAACGTCAATTCGATTGGCCCTGGAAGGGATTGTTCCGCCACGTCCCATGAGTCACGATCTTATCACCAGCCTGACAGATCATCTCGGAATGACCATAAGCCATATTGTGGTCACCGATGTGAAAAATAACACCTATTTTGCCACTGTACATTTGCTATCCAATGGGTTAGAAAGAACGGTAGACGCGAGGCCGAGTGATGCCATCGCTATTGCATTACGGGCCAAAAGTCCGATTTACGTCACCCAGGATGTATTAAAACGCCGGGGTGGAGACAATCTAGATGCCTGGCTTGCCAAACTAGACCCTCAACAATTTGGGCAGACTGAAGTTTAG
- the rpsI gene encoding 30S ribosomal protein S9, which yields MASQRQYATGKRKYAIARAWLEPGQGGITVNGRSLEHYFTLGPHRVRVESPLEKTHTLGQFQIRASVRGGGVSGQAGALRHAIAKALIQANPEFRTPLKKEGMLTRDPRVKERKKYGQKGARALFQYSKR from the coding sequence ATGGCAAGTCAGCGTCAATATGCAACGGGAAAACGAAAGTATGCAATTGCTCGAGCTTGGCTAGAACCAGGTCAGGGCGGAATTACGGTCAATGGTCGAAGTCTGGAACATTACTTCACGCTTGGCCCCCATCGTGTTCGGGTTGAATCACCCCTAGAAAAAACCCATACGCTTGGGCAGTTTCAAATCCGTGCCTCGGTTCGTGGCGGTGGCGTTTCTGGACAAGCTGGAGCGTTGCGTCATGCTATTGCAAAAGCCCTCATTCAGGCCAACCCCGAATTTCGGACTCCCCTAAAGAAAGAGGGTATGCTGACTCGCGATCCTAGAGTCAAGGAGAGAAAGAAATACGGGCAAAAAGGCGCACGAGCCCTATTCCAATATTCCAAACGCTAA
- the argJ gene encoding bifunctional glutamate N-acetyltransferase/amino-acid acetyltransferase ArgJ, with amino-acid sequence MQKTLSIKNIKGGVTAPKGFTAVGIHAGIKPRSALDLALVLSERAGPIAGVFTKNQILAASVVVNKQLLKKRMGQAIVVNSGNANACTGTQGMTNAKEVQTLTARHLGIPKSTVFIGSTGVIGRALPMPILRNAIPHLVKQVRRSGHTKAAKAIMTTDTKSKEFACQAKIGKHVITVGGMAKGSGMIHPNMATMLAYLTTDAAITPQALQRGLTEAVDLSFNAISVDGDSSTNDTVLCLANGLANNPVITHGTSEWHAFASLIQRACESLALQICRDGEGATKLVTIIVEGTQSNPQAKQIAQTIATSMLVKTALFGEDPNWGRIIAAIGRAGVPLDPNNITLMFDEIIVVQGGQRVSDQADARAQKVMRKKELTLWVSIGKGAGRHRLWTTDLSYEYVKINASYTT; translated from the coding sequence ATGCAAAAAACCTTATCGATCAAAAACATTAAAGGCGGGGTCACCGCACCAAAGGGCTTTACCGCGGTAGGTATCCATGCAGGGATAAAACCACGTTCCGCCTTAGACCTTGCATTAGTTCTATCGGAACGAGCAGGCCCAATCGCAGGGGTGTTTACGAAAAATCAAATCTTGGCCGCTTCGGTTGTCGTCAACAAACAGCTTCTTAAAAAGCGTATGGGGCAGGCCATCGTCGTCAATAGCGGCAATGCAAACGCTTGTACAGGCACACAAGGAATGACCAATGCCAAAGAAGTTCAAACCTTAACGGCACGACATCTTGGGATCCCGAAATCAACAGTTTTTATTGGTTCAACCGGTGTGATTGGACGAGCACTTCCCATGCCAATATTACGCAACGCGATTCCCCATCTGGTAAAACAAGTCCGACGCTCCGGACATACGAAGGCGGCCAAAGCCATTATGACCACCGACACAAAATCCAAAGAATTTGCCTGCCAAGCAAAAATTGGCAAGCATGTAATTACCGTCGGCGGAATGGCGAAAGGGTCGGGGATGATTCATCCCAATATGGCCACCATGTTAGCCTACCTCACAACCGATGCCGCGATCACGCCGCAGGCCCTCCAGCGTGGACTCACCGAAGCCGTAGATCTTTCGTTTAATGCCATTTCTGTGGATGGCGATAGCAGCACCAATGATACCGTGCTTTGTCTCGCTAATGGCCTTGCCAACAACCCCGTGATTACCCATGGAACCTCCGAGTGGCACGCTTTCGCCAGCCTAATCCAGCGTGCCTGCGAATCCTTAGCCCTTCAAATTTGCCGGGATGGCGAAGGAGCCACGAAACTGGTCACCATTATTGTGGAAGGCACGCAATCCAACCCCCAAGCTAAACAAATTGCTCAGACCATTGCGACTTCCATGCTCGTCAAAACCGCATTGTTTGGCGAAGACCCGAATTGGGGCCGTATCATTGCGGCCATTGGTCGGGCCGGCGTCCCTCTGGACCCTAACAATATTACTCTAATGTTTGATGAAATCATTGTTGTTCAGGGAGGACAACGGGTCAGCGACCAAGCCGATGCACGTGCCCAAAAGGTCATGCGTAAAAAAGAATTGACACTTTGGGTCTCGATTGGAAAGGGAGCGGGCCGTCATCGCCTGTGGACCACCGACCTTTCCTACGAATATGTCAAAATTAACGCCTCTTACACTACTTAA
- the argC gene encoding N-acetyl-gamma-glutamyl-phosphate reductase — MAKSRINIAVLGGSGYTGGELLRLLAQHPYVKVKIVTGDKAVGLPVSSHFPNLETFCSLVFQPMDLPKVTQSADLVFMALPHTKSIEPVAHCIKAKKRVIDLSADYRLCEQKTYEKWYGVSHSSPHLLRQSVYGMPELHRTKISRTKLVAVPGCYPTAAILQLAPLLSKRILKPDSIVIDAKSGISGAGRSPALPYHFPEAHDSMTAYKIGQHRHTPEIEQELNNVYGKTSVRAKGRAKPLTVMFTPHLTPMNRGILSTAYGKMTKPITTKALQDLYRRFYRNERFIRIREESTQVSPNQVRGSNFCDIAILADSRTGNIITVAAIDNLVKGAAGQAIQSMNLMMGYPEDTGLTSPGIFP; from the coding sequence ATGGCAAAATCACGAATTAACATCGCCGTTCTCGGAGGTAGTGGGTATACCGGGGGGGAACTTCTTCGACTACTGGCGCAACATCCATACGTTAAGGTCAAAATTGTCACGGGAGACAAAGCCGTAGGGCTCCCCGTTTCTTCCCACTTTCCCAACCTTGAAACCTTTTGTTCACTCGTGTTTCAGCCTATGGATCTGCCAAAGGTTACACAATCCGCCGATCTCGTGTTCATGGCCTTACCTCACACGAAATCGATTGAACCCGTCGCGCATTGTATCAAGGCCAAAAAGCGAGTCATTGATTTAAGCGCAGATTATCGATTATGCGAGCAGAAAACGTATGAAAAATGGTACGGGGTCTCTCATTCTTCGCCCCATCTCTTGCGACAATCCGTCTATGGTATGCCAGAACTCCATCGCACCAAAATATCACGCACCAAGCTTGTGGCCGTTCCCGGATGCTACCCCACAGCAGCCATTCTTCAATTGGCACCTCTTCTGTCAAAACGAATCCTTAAACCGGATTCCATTGTCATCGATGCCAAATCAGGGATCTCGGGAGCTGGCCGGAGTCCAGCCCTACCTTATCATTTTCCGGAAGCCCACGATTCCATGACCGCTTATAAAATTGGGCAACATCGCCACACCCCGGAAATCGAACAAGAGCTCAATAATGTCTATGGAAAAACATCTGTTCGAGCCAAAGGGCGAGCCAAACCATTAACCGTTATGTTCACTCCCCACCTCACGCCTATGAATCGAGGAATCCTCAGCACCGCCTATGGAAAAATGACCAAACCCATCACCACCAAAGCACTCCAGGATTTGTATCGCCGATTCTATCGAAATGAACGATTTATTCGAATTCGAGAGGAATCCACCCAAGTCAGTCCAAACCAGGTGCGTGGATCAAACTTTTGCGACATCGCGATTTTGGCAGACTCCCGCACCGGCAATATTATTACCGTAGCGGCAATAGACAATCTCGTAAAAGGCGCTGCAGGCCAAGCGATTCAATCGATGAATCTTATGATGGGATATCCTGAAGACACCGGGTTGACTTCACCAGGGATTTTCCCGTAG